A part of Emys orbicularis isolate rEmyOrb1 chromosome 13, rEmyOrb1.hap1, whole genome shotgun sequence genomic DNA contains:
- the NFKBIL1 gene encoding LOW QUALITY PROTEIN: NF-kappa-B inhibitor-like protein 1 (The sequence of the model RefSeq protein was modified relative to this genomic sequence to represent the inferred CDS: deleted 1 base in 1 codon) — MRSLPSRFCPSVCPTSGPRFFPSPSGVALNHRLTPPGQRPRVAHRPIPMASRHQRRLWRYVESGRHRRLRSLLTRHREMLDLDQPGGHKGRPPLHYACAHRDPIAAQILLGHGANPALQDRQGDTALHHAARQAARKGKSVYKVLFATLQSHCPRAMGIRNRAGETPGNLMGPMTEEQPPEGSEESDGERDRDWEWCQKLFGECQDEYQEIWRYEEDFCTAHPDPEPYEEWAERMAREYRRKGRQGAGPGHQRAGPGPQVPTHGAAQPSRHTSQRPLEEESRLYQERARTKKEELREAKRQRYQEGCARVFTSDATRPLRYGDIPWPSPTGTVAEMAAVAMLGTDPSDAGAYRRQLRRQQALWHPDKFAQRCGGRLAELDRCRVLATVTALSQELNRLAEAVK, encoded by the exons ATGAGGTCACTTCCGTCCCGCTTCTGCCCTTCCGTCTGCCCCACTTCCGGTCCGcgctttttc ccttccccctcggGTGTCGCGCTCAACCATCGATTAACACCCCCCGGCCAGCGGCCCCGGGTGG CACACAGGCCCATCCCTATGGCCTCGCGGCACCAGCGCCGCCTCTGGCGCTACGTGGAGTCTGGCCGGCACCGCCGGCTGCGCTCGCTCCTCACCCGCCACCGGGAGATGTTGGACCTGGACCAGCCAGGGGGGCACAAGGGCCGTCCCCCCCTGCACTATGCCTGTGCCCACCGAGACCCCATTGCCGCCCAGATCCTGCTGGGCCACGGAGCCAACCCCGCCCTCCAGGACCGGCAAGGAGACACGGCCCTGCACCACGCCGCCCGGCAGGCCGCCCGCAAGGGCAAGAGCG TGTACAAAGTCCTCTTTGCCACCCTGCAGAGCCACTGCCCTCGGGCCATGGGGATCCGGAACCGGGCCGGGGAGACGCCTGGGAACCTGATGGGGCCCATGACGGAGGAGCAG CCCCCGGAGGGATCCGAAGAGAGCGACGGGGAGCGGGACAGGGACTGGGAATGGTGCCAGAAGCTCTTCGGGGAATGCCAAGATGAATACCAGGAGATCTGGCGCTACGAAG aggATTTCTGTACGGCCCACCCGGACCCAGAACCCTACGAGGAGTGGGCCGAGCGCATGGCACGGGAATACAGACGGAAAGGccgccagggggcggggcctggccaCCAGAGGGCGGGGCCTGGCCCTCAGGTCCCCACCCACGGAGCCGCGCAGCCCTCCCGCCacacctcccagcgccccctggagGAAGAGTCTCGTCTGTACCAGGAACGCGCCCGCACCAAGAAGGAGGAGCTGCGGGAAGCCAAGCGGCAGCGCTACCAGGAGGGCTGCGCCCGTGTCTTCACCTCCGACGCCACCCGCCCCCTGCGCTACGGGGACATCCCGTGGCCCAGCCCCACGGGCACCGTGGCCGAGATGGCTGCAGTGGCCATGCTGGGCACGGATCCCTCGGACGCGGGCGCCTACCGCCGCCAGCTGCGCCGCCAGCAGGCCCTGTGGCACCCGGACAAATTCGCCCAGCGCTGCGGGGGCCGACTGGCGGAGCTGGATCGGTGCCGGGTCCTGGCCACGGTCACGGCGCTGTCCCAGGAACTCAACAGACTGGCTGAGGCAGTCAAATAA
- the LOC135888063 gene encoding lymphotoxin-alpha-like: MQPQSEQAGPLLLQLGPQSHRDLCWHLLRGACFLLLGALLGTVLYGYSHRQVEDEAGRGVRGSEDAVAPWTALGHRADRTHAPAAHLVGHPGPSGERLRWRSDVDASFTRGGFRLANDSLVVPASGMYFVYFQASFLGAACPAGDEPLVLAHRVLLFSDTYPRDVPILSAHKTACSGGGSWYRSLHQGAAFALQEGDRLSTQTEGEAHLLSDQGTLSFGAFAL, translated from the exons ATGCAGCCCCAGTCAGAGCAGGCCGggcccctcctgctgcagctggggccccAGAGCCACAGGGATCTCTGCTGGCATCTGCTTCGCGGCGCCTGCTTTCtcctgctgggggcgctgctggGCACAGTGCTCTACGGGTACTCCCACAGacag GTGGAAGATGAGGCTGGACGGGGGGTCAGAGGTTCTGAAGACGCCG TCGCCCCCTGGACCGCCCTGGGGCACCGCGCCGACCGGACCCACGCGCCCGCCGCCCATCTCGTAG GGCACCCCGGCCCCTCCGGCGAGCGGCTCCGCTGGCGAAGCGACGTCGACGCCTCCTTCACCCGGGGCGGCTTCCGCCTGGCCAATGACTCGCTGGTGGTGCCGGCCTCCGGCATGTATTTCGTCTACTTCCAGGCGTCCTTCCTGGGGGCCGCCTGCCCCGCGGGGGACGAGCCCCTGGTCCTGGCGCACCGCGTGCTGCTCTTCTCCGACACCTACCCCCGAGACGTCCCCATCCTGAGCGCCCACAAAACGGCCTGCTCCGGGGGGGGCTCCTGGTACCGCTCCCTCCACCAGGGGGCAGCGTTTGCCCTGCAGGAGGGGGACCGGCTGTCCACGCAGACGGAGGGGGAGGCGCATCTGCTGTCCGACCAGGGCACCTTGTCGTTCGGGGCGTTTGCCCTGTGA
- the LOC135887795 gene encoding TNF receptor-associated factor 2-like: MSPSPSAQPHSPGGTMVKFGAGLKPVDPARGSGLLCSACGFLLIRPRQTECGHRYCAACVQRLLGDTDKVTCCICNKRLSPNQFYKDRAAEKDALSTAVTCPRASCSWTGTLASYLEHLCPPAVSPGPEEKSAPKDPEPHAMDAPSPELQRRIQQLEVMVTSLRRELQSQAGAMEALRRRCLQDQPSPGISTELSGCSHGARGAVATSPELASADGTLVWKLQGFSKLLGDAKAGRRASMYSSVFATHPFGYRLCLRLYPDGDGAGQGTHLSLFMALAKGPYDDLLPWPFLCKVTFYLLDPWRRRPAVRETFAPDPCSTSFQQPRGQLNVASGSPLFAPHGQLQNYLKDDTLYVKVVVDTSGMEV; the protein is encoded by the exons ATGTCTCCCAGTCCCAGCGCCCAGCCACACAGCCCAGGGGGCACCATGGTGAAGTTCGGGGCAGGCCTCAAGCCTGTGGATCCGGCCCGTGGCTCCGGCTTGCTCTGCTCGGCTTGTGGCTTCCTGCTCATCCGGCCCCGGCAGACAGAGTGTGGCCATCGGTACTGTGCCGCCTGCGTGCAGCGACTGCTGGG GGACACAGACAAGGTGACCTGCTGCATTTGTAACAAGAGACTGAGCCCCAACCAG TTTTACAAGGACCGAGCAGCCGAGAAAGACGCTCTCAGCACGGCCGTGAcctgccccagagccagctgcagctgGACGGGGACCCTGGCGTCCTACCTG gagcaccTCTGCCCCCCGGCGGTGAGTCCCGGCCCGGAGGAGAAGTCAGCTCCCAAGGACCCGGAACCCCACGCGATG gaCGCCCCGTCCCCGGAGCTCCAGCGGCGGATACAGCAGCTGGAGGTTATGGTGACGTCCTTGCgccgggagctgcagagccaggccgGTGCCATGGAAGCTCTGCGGCGTCGGTGCCTCCAGGACCAGCCGTCCCCGGGGATCTCCACGGAGCTGTCCGGCTGTTCCCATGGGGCTCGGGGGGCCGTGGCAACGTCCCCGGAGCTGGCCAGCGCCGACGGGACCCTGGTCTGGAAGCTCCAAGGGTTCTCCAAGCTGCTGGGGGACGCCAAGGCCGGGAGGAGAGCGTCCATGTATTCCTCGGTCTTCGCCACCCACCCCTTCGGCTACCGGCTCTGCCTCCGGCTCTACCCAGACGGGGATGGGGCCGGCCAGGGGACCCACCTCTCGCTGTTCATGGCCTTGGCCAAGGGGCCCTATGATGATCTCCTGCCTTGGCCTTTCCTCTGCAAGGTCACCTTCTACCTCCTGGATCCCTGGCGGCGGAGGCCGGCCGTGAGGGAGACGTTCGCCCCTGACCCCTGTAGCACGTCCTTCCAGCAGCCCCGGGGCCAGCTCAACGTGGCTAGCGGGAGCCCCCTCTTTGCCCCCCACGGACAGCTCCAAAACTACCTCAAAGATGACACCCTCTACGTCAAGGTGGTGGTGGACACGTCCGGGATGGAGGTGtga